TTTTAGAAAAAGCTGAAAACATTTGCGCTATTTTAAAGAAAAACTTTCGGGTAGAAGTTGATAATCGAGATGGCTACACCCCCGGCTGGAAATTCAACGAATGGGAGATGAGGGGCGTTCCTTTAAGATTAGAAATCGGACCTAAAGATATGGCTAAAGGTCAGGTAATGATAGCTAGAAGAGACACCGGGGAAAAGATGGCTGTAAATGAAGAAATGTTAGTTGAAACCGTAAATAAATTACTAAATAGTATCCAAGAAAATCTTTTTGCTCAAGCCAAGAAATTTTTAGAGGAAAATATCAGAGAGACCTCTGATTATAATGAATTCAAAACGATTATCGAAAACCAAAAAGGATTAATTAAAACCTATTGGTGTGAAAATAAAGATTGTGAAGATAAGATCAAAGAAGAGACTAAAGCAAGTATAAGATGCATTCCTTTTGAGCAAGAAAAAGCTTCGGGGAAATGTATTTACTGTGGGAAGGAATCTTCTACTTTAGTGTATTTTGCCCGAGCTTATTAAAAAAATATAAGATAAAGGAGGGTAAAAAAATGGCCGAAGTACTAATTGGAAAAGTAACTGATTACTTTGCCAAGATAGGAGTAGCTGCTTTAGAAATTGACAACGGAGAATTACATTTAGGTGATATCGTTCATTTTGTCGGGCATACTACTGATTTTGAACAGAAAATAAATTCTATGCAAATAGAACATCAAGCTGTAGATTCGGCTAAAATCGGCGATGGGATAGGGATTAAAGTAAAAGATAGAGTTCGCCATGGTGATAAAGTATATAAAGTTACCGCTTAAATTAAATGGTTATTATAGTTAAGGTCATTCCTGTTTCCCCAGGGATGACCTTTATTTATTTCTTTTTACTTTCTTTTTGATTATAATTTTCCAGAAAAGGTTTTAATAAATCAAGGGGCAAAGGAAATAAGATAGTAGAATTTTTTTCAACTGCTACTTCGGTTAAGGTCTGTAAGTATCTAAGTTGCAAGGAAGTGGGTTGTTTGGCTATTCTGTCTGCGGCTTTGACTAATTTTTCCGAGGCCTGGTATTCCCCCTCAGCATGAATTATCTTTGCCCTTCTTTCTCTTTCTGCTTCAGCTTGTTTCGCCATAGCCCTTTTCATGCCTTCCGGTAATTCAATGTCTTTGGTTTCTACTGCAGTGACTTTAATTCCCCAGGGACCGGTGTGTTCATCTACAATTTTTTGCAGGGTTTGATTGATTTTTTCTCTCTGAGACAATAATTCATCTAATTCCATTTCCCCCAAGACACTGCGTAGAGTAGTTTGAGCAATTTGAGAGGTAGCATTAACAAAGTGTTGTACCTCAACCACCGCATTTTCCGGATTGACTACTCTAAAGTAGATCACCGCATTTACCTTTACCGGAACCGTATCTTTGGTGATTACCTCCTGTGCTGGGACATCCATAGTAATAATTCTAAGACTGATCCTTACCATCCTATCTACAATAGGTATCAGCAGAATCAACCCCGGACCCTTGGCGCCAACTAACCTTCCCAATCTGAAGATTACTCCTCTTTCATATTCTCGTAATATTTTTATAGCCTGAGATAATATGATAACCACTATGATCAAAATTCCCAGATAAATTTGTAGACTTGAAATTATATTCATTTCAACTCACTCCTTTCGGATATATTTTTTAACTATAAGCTGAAGCACCCTTATTTCTAATACTTCAACTTCTTCTCCTTCTTTAATTGCTTCACCTTCAGTAAAAGCCTGCCATCTTTCTCCATGGATGAAAATGGTTCCTTTCGGATCAAGGATAGTTTTAGCAACTCCTACTTTT
The Candidatus Atribacteria bacterium DNA segment above includes these coding regions:
- a CDS encoding translation elongation factor-like protein; its protein translation is MAEVLIGKVTDYFAKIGVAALEIDNGELHLGDIVHFVGHTTDFEQKINSMQIEHQAVDSAKIGDGIGIKVKDRVRHGDKVYKVTA
- a CDS encoding slipin family protein, which gives rise to MNIISSLQIYLGILIIVVIILSQAIKILREYERGVIFRLGRLVGAKGPGLILLIPIVDRMVRISLRIITMDVPAQEVITKDTVPVKVNAVIYFRVVNPENAVVEVQHFVNATSQIAQTTLRSVLGEMELDELLSQREKINQTLQKIVDEHTGPWGIKVTAVETKDIELPEGMKRAMAKQAEAERERRAKIIHAEGEYQASEKLVKAADRIAKQPTSLQLRYLQTLTEVAVEKNSTILFPLPLDLLKPFLENYNQKESKKK